From the genome of Pan troglodytes isolate AG18354 chromosome 16, NHGRI_mPanTro3-v2.0_pri, whole genome shotgun sequence:
CTCTATCTCTGTCTTtgcagaaaagtttaaaaaggaagTCTGCTAGAGACTCATGTTCTGTGGCATTTCTTGGGaccaaattaaatgaaataaacagaatttGGAGAAGAATTGACTGGTAAACTGTCTTTCTGAGAGCCCACCTGCCCTTACCTGCATGCCTTACTACACACTTAATATCATTTTCAACTGTGAAGAAGAAAAACTGTTATAATAGTATTAATGGGGGAATAAATTATTCTGCTATGATAGTATGTTTGTTGGacatttagttgtttttttcttcttcctctctagTTTTCGCCATTACAATGTAAAATAGAGGTAGATACATTTCAggtaaaataacaaatttttggAATCCAGGAATCCAGGGACATGAAAATTGACCGTAAGAGGAAAGATGAAAGGAAGGAGTAATTTAGTTTGATTACTTAATTCAAGCATGGTAATGATTTATATGAGAGGATATAAGGTCAcctgtatttttacttttaaaaagaaacaggcaaGTGAACATAGGCTTAAAACAAATAACCAGAAAGTTCAGCTGGGAGCAGGGAAGAAGTTTTGGGCTGTTGAAATGATAAAGCATAGGAATggccaaaaaagagaaatattgaaTTCTTAAGTAGTATGTCTTAGATAATTTAGAAATGCCACTTATGTGGACTGGACTGGACAGAAATTCTCCCTCAATGCTTTATTTCTATGGCTTTATTAGTAGGAtactaattttatctattttcttcaACTATAAATTTTAACATGGCTAAGAATTTCTTCTGGGAGACTGACCAAATTCATATAAATATGCAAAGCAAATGATGTTGTTTGGAgagcaaatattaaaaagttatgaTTTGTAACTTTCATAGTCttgaattaataaaaaagaaaaaaaaagcatggtgGAGGAAAGTCCTGGAGAAGCAAAGATTGAAAGTTTACTGAGAGCAAAGAATGGCTCAGAGAGCACTGAACACCCTTCAGGGGGCAGTGGGATACCTTTCTCTAGCCTTGTGTATTCCACCAGGAGCAACTTTTGCCTTTGAGACTCTGAAGACACAAGTTAATGGCccatttctaaaattcattttttcctgtttccttgtcCAATTTCTCCATCATTTGTATCACAGTCCGGCTCATTACATTTGGATAATATCAGATATTCTAAACTTGTGTTTTTTCTCTCCAAACTCCATTTGCTTAAATACCTGCTGCTGCTTCCAGAAggagatcagaaaaaataatctaCACAAAACTATGAAAGACTTGTTATTTCTTATTATCTGAACCCTTGGGACATTAGTACATACTTCTCAGATTTATTGCTTGTGCATCTAGAAAAATTCTGATTTTATCTATCAAATCGTGGGATACATTAGGTATATAGccaagtttttttgtttaaagatgatgcattctttcattttttgtaaagTGTTGTCATTATAGACTTCCGGTGTCCCTAGCAATAACTAGTCTGCATTGTTTAgagacctttcttcttttgagTTGATTTAAGCTTCCCTTCTGACTGtctattcatctattcatctTTCATCATCCTTCCTTCCCTCAATTCATCCATTCTCCCATCCAGCCACTCATCCACTTACTCGTTCACCGCCACACCAAACGCTGATTAGAGGCACACCATGTGACGGGAATGATGGTGAGGAATAAATTGATATAAAAACTGAATTTTACATAGAGAAGCTCATAGTTTAATGCAGGGGTTTTCTACTTTGGCGccattgacatttggggctggtcAGTTTTTGCTGTGGGGTCTACCCTGTGCAGTGTAGGATATTTTGTAGTATCCCTGGTTTATACACACCAGATGCCAGTAGTATTCTTCCCCCCATTATCCCTCATTGGGGAaactaaaaatgttttcagacattgctaaatgtcccCTGGGAGGTAAAATGCCCTGGATGAGAACCACTGGATTAATGAGAGAGACTAAAAGTGACATAATTTCTCTGTATTGTGGTATTTCCTACAATAAATATGCACATTGGagatatattctggatatattaTATCTGTACTCCCCACCTCTGATTGTTACTAACATACTTCTGTAAAGTAGTTCTTAGTTTAATCATGAAAGAAGAACTTATGTTTGAGGAAATTATTCATGGTTTAATTGTTTTGCTCTACAGCAACTTTAGTTATTCTACGTGATAGCTTTCATGTAAATTCATCTAAATAGCTAAACAAACTTTATCACTGTTTTTTCTTCCATGCAGTCTCTGTTGAAGTAACTTTCAGAGGATATTTAATAGAAATGCTCTTCataaaaagttttcattaaaTGCCAAATTATTGAAAATGTGCCACTGTATAGAACAGGATGAGAACTGGAATTTGTGATCAACTcagtaaaatgaattttttttttctgtttgcctatatttctgttttttaaaacatatattttatcacatttaattGAAGTCGATTACTTCTATATTAGTAGTGTTTTAAGCACAGACTTTTAATGGCATATGTCTCACACAAAAATGGTTGACAATAGTTAAATGATATTACATGAAATCTAACTGGATATGACATTATTATCCTGAACAGATTTTCCTGGCTAGAAGTAGAACCTCATCTTTCTATTAACCtagtatttttctgtttatttgcatCTTAGATGTTTTTTGCGCTGATGATTTCATCCTATCTTATAGAGAAGTCGATGTGTTAGCCCTTAAAAAAGTCCTGATAATGTGGAGCTTAAGTGACAAAAGAAAAGATTATTCTTGCTTTCTTGGTTTCAGAAACAGCCTTACTTAGGAAAACAAGTTCAAAGAGTTCAGTGTAATTGGTCTGAAAACCAAAACAGTTATTTAAAAGGAGAAATGGCCCATTTAAATTCTCATTTAGAGAATATGGCAGAGTAAATagagaatattttgtttttttcacttaaaaattccTACTTGGTTATAACAACATTTTCAGCCTATATAATTACTTGTGGTATTGAGTTTCATAGCTTTCTACTTGCTTTGAAAGAGATTATAGTTGACCTTCAGTATCTGTGGGGAATTTATTCCaggacccccccaccccccgcccttGGATAACAAAATCCTTGGATGCACAAGTTCCCTACATAAAATGGCACAGTGTTTACATATAACCTAAACATattcttctttatactttaatctctaggttacttataatatctaatacaatgtaaatgctatgcatgtagttgttatactgtatcgctttcttattttttaaataaaaaaattgtggctacatagtaggtacatatttctactttttgttatttttcattttactttatttttcccaaatattgTTGATCCGAAGCTGATTAAATCTGCAGATCCAGAACCTGTGGATATGAAGGAATTATGCCTTTTGTTTGCCTCAGACTCCCTTCTCAAAACTCCAAATGTTTCCTTATTCTAGAGTCCTTATTAGATTTGGTAACCAAATATATGTTTACCAGAACTGTTTGTGTTTTTACAGATTTGAGATCTCATGTATTTTCGTATGAAAACTCTCTAATAAGATGCAGTGTTTTATAGTCTCCAAAAGGTCAGGGTTATCTATAGCCTGAAAATTTCACCATGTATCATTTCAGTGTCTCCAGAATCTAGTACCTCTCATTGGCTCGACTTCTACCACCCTGATCTAAGCCAACATTATCTCTTGGATTTTTGCTAGTGATAAAAACGTGTTTCTAGCCAATCTCTCTGCTTCTATCCTTGAGACTCTGAAGCATGTTCACAATGCAACAGGCAGAGTAACCCTTTAACAATGTAAGCtatattttgttgtttctctgttcAAAACCTAGTTGCTTGTTATCTCATTCAGAGTAATGATAAAAGTACTTACAATGGCTTATAAGGACCTACATGATCTGTGCACCTGTTACCTCTCAAACTTCATCTACTCTACCCTCCTTGCACACTCAGGTTCAGCCTTTTGGACCTCCTTGTAGTTCTTTGCAGATGTCAAGTGAGTTTACATTTCAGAGCTTTTGCTCTTGCTGTTATTTCTGCCTGAAGTACTCTTTCCCCAAACACCCTCATGACGTGTTCATTCATCTTCTTAGATTTCTGCTCAGTCAACTCATCAGCAAGAATGTTATTGTTAATCCTGTTTTATAATAGCACTCCCCTTAGTGCCCTATTCTTCTTCCTTGCTTAATTGTTATCCACAGTGAAATAATTGTCTGACACTGtgtatatctttatttatttatttaattgtctGATTCTTTCTGTCAAAATGTAAATCTGTGAGGACAGGGACTTTTACCTATTTTGTTCTTGGCTATATTCCTAGTGCTTAGTTCCTGGCTCATAATACAAGAAATTATTAGGTAAGAACTACTTCAGCCTaatcatttatttactcaaaaaCCTTTTTTTTGTCACCTAGTATTTGCAACACATTGTATGGgcaaactattgaaataaaaaataaaaaaataaaaaaaggagtgATGATTTATAACCTTGAGCAGTTTATAATTCTATAGGGGAATAGACATGTGACCAACAAGCATTTGGGTATATTGGTGGGTCCTAAGGAAGGTTTGATAAATGAGGTGCTATTTGATCTGGATATTAAAGAACAAATTATATTTTGAGAAGTGTAAAATAGGGAAAGAAAATTTGTGGCTTGAACAAAGAAATCTGAGTCACAAGATCTTAAAAGTCTATGTCACAGAATAGCCCTCTTTGTCTGTCTCGTATACATCATTAGTTATTACTCCTCCAGGGAGAGGGTGGTGAATATTGATTTTACTGATACAGCAATTTGACATCAAATGCACTTTCTTTGTGATTTCCACAGGTAAACACAGGTACCAATCTACCAGACTATTTCACCATCCCTTAAATTAGCAAGCTCATGTGGCAGCTTAGTTACTGTCACATGTAACTGCAGCAGTAGTGGCCAAAAGAATGTCATTTGTTTTTCATGAGGTGCTCAGGTAATATTTGACTTTCATGGTTATATACTTTTTCATAGAGGCTATTAAAGTAATACTATTAATtagaaatttctcattttttttctctttaggtaACGTGAAAGTGAACCTATCAAATGAATAGGGACAACCAGTCTGTGGTGTCTGAATTCGTGTTTCTGGGACTCTCAAATTCTTGGGagattcagatttttcttttttgcttttcttgtcttttctatgTGTCCGGTGTGATGGCAAACTTCATTGTAGTGGTCACCGTAACCTCTCACCCTTACTTGCACTCCCCCTTGTATATTTTGCTGGCCAACCTCTCTGTCATTGATCTCACATTTTGCTCCATTGCGGCACCCAAGATGATTTGTGATATTTTCAGGAAACAGAAAGTCATTTCCTTTGGGGGCTGTGTAGCTCAGATCTTCTTTAGCCATGCTGTTGGGGGTACTGAGATGGTGCTGCTCATAGCCATGGCCTTTGACAGATATGTTGCCATATGTAAGCCCCTTCACTACCTGACCATCATGCATCCAAGAATGTGCATTTTGATTCTAGTGGCTTCCTGGGCCATTGGTCTCATTCACTCATTGGTCCAATTGGCTTTTGTAGTACACTTGCCCTTCTGTGGCCCTAATGTGTTGGACAGCTTTTACTGTGACATACCTCAGCTCATCAAACTTGCTTGCACAAATACCTACAAACTGCAGTTCATGGTTACTGCTAATAGTGGGTTCATTTCCTTGAGTGCTTTCTTCTTGCTCATCCTCTCTTACATCTTCATTCTGGCCACTCTTCAGAAACACTCCTCAGGAGGCCCATCCAAGGCTGTCTCTACTCTGTCAGCTCATATTACTGTTGTGGTTTTATTCTTTGGTCCACTGATTTCTTTCTATGTATAGCCCTCTCCTCCAACACATCTGAATAAATTTCTAGCCATATTTGATGCCATTTTCACTCCTTTTCTGAATCCAGTCATCTACACATTCAGGAACAGGGAAATGAAGATTGTGATAAGGAGAGTGTTCGGTCAATTTATGGGTTTTAGAAAAACTACTAAAGTGGCTTTATTAAAACACAGAATTTCCAAGTGACTATTGAAAGTCCACATTAGGCAGTCCTcataacaatgagaacacttggacacaggaaggggaacatcacacactgaggcctgtcatggggtggggggagggatagcattaggagatatacccaatgttaaatgacgagttaatgggtgcagcacacccacATGGcaaatgtgtacatatgtaacaaagctgcatgttgtgcacatgtaccctagaacttaaagtatttttcatacatatatatatatatatatatatatgaagagacTTTATACTGTGCATCACTTTGAGTTCTCACAGACCTTCATTGCCCATATAGAGGGTCTATTTTGTTCCCACTGAAGAATGAATGACATTTGTCCTCAAAGAGAAAGAGACTTTATATGTAATGTATAGAAATCAAAGATTatattcattcttattttttagttCCCAAAGAATCATGTCATTAATAATATTCACATGGATTAAATAATGGTGTAAATAAGTTTGTTTCTCAGAATAACTGTATTGCTGTTTTCAAGCTGTCCTGCCCTCTAATTGGAATATTTGTTAACATCATGCTTTATTATCTGTGTACATCtcatatctccatttttatttgttctgcCTTGTTATCTCAGTCTTTTGGTTATTTGTTCCGCCTTGTTATCTCAGTTTTTTGGTTATGAGTAAACAGTAGTAAACATCTTTAGGATTTGTGGTCATGTACACATTTTAATCCACAGAGcttgcttttgtgttttgttcCATATGTTGAAGaatgttttttactttattttcagtcAAGTAGATCAggcaaacttttctgtaaagggccagattaGAAATGGTTTTTGCTCTGTGGGCTATGTGGCCTCTGTTGTAACCACTTAATTCTGTTGTAAGATGGAAATAGCCATAAACAACACATAAATGAATAGGCATGGCcaagttccaataaaactttacaaaaacaaGAGGCAGGCCAGATTTGATCCAATGGCTATAGTTTGCCAATTCCAGAAGTAAATTTTGTCCAACGAGTTCCAGTAAAACTTAACAAAAACAGGAGGCAGGCCAGATTTGACCCAATGGCTATAGTTTGCCAACTCCAGAAGTAAATTTTGTCCAATATACAGATTTGCCTATTTCCTCAAATATCACAGTGTTTGTCTTATAACAAGAGTATAAAATGAAAGACAATATAGTACAGAACAAAATTTGtggttaaaatatataaattctcaTCTCAATAACATCAACTCACTTACTGTGTAATCTTACTTAAATCATTTAACACTTCCAAAATTCAAAGGTGGCAAATAGAACTCACAGGTTTATGATGATGATTAAATCAGATATTTGAAAAGGCTTTATCAATTTAAAAGCTAGCCTGGTTTTCTTTCGTGGACTATAACCATTTGCTTGCAGACTATCAACTTACAAATAAAATCCATTTTATCTTCTAATTTATCCATCACATATTAAAGTTACCTTCCATATTATATTCTTTATGTCCTATACACTCACAAAAATATCTTGTGATGTATCTCCATGATCTTGTCTTTTCATTGCATTCTGGTGTGTACTTTCATTGCTTTGTGTCACCTGTAGAACTGAAGATTTAATAGTTTACTACTTTCTTCTTTAGGTCATTGGTTTAAAAAAGGCTAACATTTACAGAGTACATACTATATGTTAGGCCCTcataattaactcatttaatcctcacagtagtCCTTGAGATAGACACTTTTATCAGCCTCATTGTACAATTTGAGAGATGAGATGGAGAAACAGAGGGGTCAAGTAACTTGTTTAATGTTAGTAAGCGGTAGAGTTAGGTTTAAACAGACAGTATGGCTCCAGAGGCTAATTCCTTAAATgttgtgtgatttttcttctcataAAATTGGTTTAATATGGATCTCTGGTGAATTTTAGCTGATATTTCTTCATGTAAGGCCAATTATTCTATACGTTTCTCTGTTGCCTGTATTTATATCAATTCCATGTGgatggtaaaataattttaaattaaatgaattattttatgaaCCCACTGTGGAATTATGTACATACAGTTTagctattatataataatatttaataacagaGTTGCTAAAGATAGATTAATAAGTAAAAAGGGAGGTAATAAAACAAGAtttgaaattttactttaaaattaatttgtgtatgtacgccaaaatgttaatagtggtaTTTCTCCAGGGGAAGAATATAGGTGGTTTTTACTATCATCTCATACTTgcctatacattttatttttgcattatattttttGCGTTacagtctatgtgtctgttttttatgcCAGTTTTGTGCTGTtgtgattactatagctttgtagtatattttgaagctaAACAGTATGATGCctttagatttgttctttttgctcaagattgttttggctgtcTGGGGTCTTTTGttgttccacatgaattttagaattgtgttctctatttctgttaaaaatgtcattggaattatgatagggattacactgaatctgttgatcactttgggtagtatgaacatctTAACAACAGtgaattcttccaatccattgaCACAGGATATTTTGTcacttatttatgtcttcttcaatttcttttattaatgttttatagttttcagtgtgcagATTTTTCAGttccttagttaaatttattcctaggtattttggtTTTTGTATCAATTGTAAAAGGGATtcttttcttgacttctttttcaCGCAGTTCAGTAGTATATAGAAACATTACTGAATTTTGtatgttaatattatattttgagaCTTAATTGAATTTGttaatcagttctaatagtttttcggTGGAGTCTTTAGAATTTACTATGTATAacatcatgccatctgcaaacaaataatataacttctccttttccaatttggatgcctttcatttcattttattgcataattgctctggctagaaattCCAGTATTATATTGAACAGAGAGATGAGATCagtctt
Proteins encoded in this window:
- the LOC100615336 gene encoding olfactory receptor 4F15-like is translated as MANFIVVVTVTSHPYLHSPLYILLANLSVIDLTFCSIAAPKMICDIFRKQKVISFGGCVAQIFFSHAVGGTEMVLLIAMAFDRYVAICKPLHYLTIMHPRMCILILVASWAIGLIHSLVQLAFVVHLPFCGPNVLDSFYCDIPQLIKLACTNTYKLQFMVTANSGFISLSAFFLLILSYIFILATLQKHSSGGPSKAVSTLSAHITVVVLFFGPLISFYV